A stretch of DNA from Methylomicrobium lacus LW14:
GCAGTTCCGCGAGTTCGGCCGCCTGCGCATCCGGATCGGGCGCCGCGCTCGGCGCTTTTCTGAACAGCCCGAACAGGCCTGAGCCGTTGCCGCTCAGCTTCCGGTACTGTATCGCCAGATCCTGCAATGCCTTGAACGACTTGACGCGCTCCTGTTGTTCGCGGTGCAATTCGGCAAGGTCATCGGGCGTTCTGCCTTGCAGCAGCGCGGTGACGGTATTTTCCTCGGCGGCGATTTGTTCCTGCAAACGGGCGACGCTCACGGTTTCCTTGTCGATCGCGGCCTGCGTATTCCGTAGCGCCGCCGAAGCGTTCTTGGCCCAATCGTCGAACGCCTTTTGCTTTTGGCTCAGTTCCTTGATTTCCGCGCGCAGATTTTTGAGTTTGATCGTCTCGGGGAAGTTATCGACCAGAGGGGCATCGGCGGCATGCTGTTCGAGCCAGGCGTCGACCTCCTGCAAGGCGGCTTTCTTTTCGACGCCTTGCGCGGCCACGGCCTGCAATTTGCCGGTTTGCATCGAACGCGCCAGATCGAGCTGGCTCATTTCCCCTTGCAGGTCGTAAAGCGCTTGCTGCTGATTTTCGAGCGATTGGCTGCCTAAGGCTTCTGGAGCGATTGGGGGCTGATCGTAGCCGGCCACCAAGTCTTCCAGTTGCTTCAACTCGGCCGTCAACGCCGCCAATGCCGACTGGCTCTCCTGCACGGACTGAGCGCTATGCCGAAGCGCCTCCAGGTCATGCGCGAACGGCTTCAAATCCTGCAAGGTGTCCAGACGGGTCAGGATTTTTTGAATGCGGTCGTGCTCGTTTTCGAAGTCCTGCAATTCCTTTTTTTGCCCTTCGATCCGGCCTTGCAGGGCTTCGATCTTTTGCAGCGTGAGCTGCTGTTCCTGCAGGCGGCTCAACTCCGCCTGCAATTCGATAAACTGTTCGTTGAAGTCCTGTAAGTCATGCTCGGAGGCTTCCCGTTTCGCCGCGTCCATGATCGGCACCCGCGTCAGCTCCTGGTTGACCCGCTCCAGATTCTGCTTGGCCTCGGCGAGCCGGGTTTCGATATCGCGTTTATGATCCGCATAAATATCGCTGCCGACGATTTTTTCGAGCATGTCCATCCGCTCGCTGTCCAGCGCATTCAGAAACGCGGCGAAATCGCCCTGCGCGAGCATGATCGAACGGGTGAAATTGCGGAAATTCATGCCGGTGATTTCGGTCATCCGGGCATTGACTTCATGCGGCGTCGCCGCCAGGGTTTCTTCCTGTTCACTCAGACGCAGAAACTGCATTTCAGTCGGCAATAACTCGCCGCTTGCATCGCGCAGCACGCGCCAACTCGACCGGTATTTATCCAGGCCCAGCGCAAACACGATCTCGGAAAAACACTCGGCGGTATGCCGGGTCATCACATGCTCGGCCGGACGGTCGAAGCGGTAAGTCTCGCCGTACAAGGCCAGCGTAATCGCGTCCAAAATGCTGGATTTGCCCGAGCCGTTGGGGCCTGTGATCGCAAAAACGCCGGTGTCGGTGAATGGAGATTGCTCAAAATTGATCCGATGCTCGCCTTCCAACGAGTTGACGTTTTTGAAGTGAATGCTCAGAATCTTCATAGGTTATTGTTTTTCAATCGATGCAAGACGCGTGCAGGAGCGCATTTAGGATGCGCACATGATATACGATGAGACCATCCGAGAAAACAATCCTGAGGCTTTTTCTCGATGTGGCTTCATGAGTGCGCGTTGCCGCTTTAATGCTTTAATACAGTGTTCAATCCACTTCTCGTCGTTATTCTTCCGCCGCCTCGTGATCGCCGCTCATCAGTTGCAGGGCCAGCTGATTGCCTGCCTCGACCAGCGGATGAATGATAAAATCCACTCCAAGCTGTTTTAATTGCTGTTTCTCTTCCGGGAAATAGGAAATCGTACCGATTTGCCCCCGGTAACCCCGCTTCCTAAGCTGGAGTGTGGCCGAACACCGGGCATCGAATTCCGGCAGGGTCAGTAAAATGCCTTTGACCCTATCCAGCGGCAGCCCTGTCCATAACTCGGGATCTTCCGCATCGCCATAAATCACGCGTTTGCCTTCGGCAAGCAGACGTTCTAAAACCGTGGGGTCGGCATCCAGCCCGACGACGCGTTTATCCTGCTGACTCAAGGTATGATAGGCGGAAACGCCGGTGCGTCCCATGCCGACGATTAGCCATTCCGCCAAACCGATGGATTCGGGCAGACGATCGGGGTGGTCGGATTTTTTTTCAAAGCGGATAAGAAAAGGCTCAAACCGTGAAAACAACTGGTGTGAATAACGGTTTAACGGCGCGGCGATTGCCAGAGATCCCGCTACCGCCAAGGCGATTGTGGCGTTCCACTCCGATGATAGCAAATTTGTCTTTACCACCGCGCCGGTGGTAATCAGCGCGAACTCGCTGTAGGTCGTTAACGCGAGCGACGAGATAAAGGCCGTGCGGGCGCGCATGCCGGCCAGCAAAAATAGCCCGAAGAATAAGAGTCCTTGAAGCGGCAACACGCCCAAAAGCTCAAGCGCGGTGATGATTTGGTCTTTATTCGGCAACTCTGCCAAACCGATCTGCAGAAAAAAAGCGACCAGGAACACTTCCTTGAGGCTCCAGAGCTTTTCGGAGAGAACGTCGACCTGGTGATGGGACGCTAGCATGACTCCCATCAATAATGCGCCAATATCCGGCGAGATGCCGACACTTTCGGAGGAAACGCCTCCGGCCAGCGCCAGCGATACGCCGAGCAGCAGTTTCAGTTCGTCGGAACGGCTGGCATTGAGCAGGCGATGTCCGAGCGGGCGTAATAAAGGCACAAGCAACAAGGCGAACGCCCAGGGCGAGGGTTGTCTGCCGTCGGCTAATGCCAGCAGCGCGATGGCCACGACATCCTGAAGAATCAGAATACTGAGTACGTCCCGGCCATGCAATGAAGACAGCTCGCCGTTGTCCTCCAATACCTTGATCGCGAGTACGGTGCTGGAAAAAGCCAAACTGGTGCCCAACACCAGACCGCCCAGGGTTTGTTCGCCCAGCAGCAGAAAACCCAGCGCGGATATAGCGGTCACCACTAATAAATGCAAGCCGCCGACACTGATGACTTCGCGGCGTAACAGCGAATTCAATTTAATCTTTAGGCCGACGGTAAAGAGTAATAACTCGATGCCGATGTCGGCGATATGCGTTAAGGTGTGAGCCGATTCTATTCCGGCAACATGCAGCACATAGCCGGCGACCAGATAACCGACAAGCGGCGGAAATGACAAGCGGCTGGCTATCAAGCCAACGAGGTAAGCCGTCCCGACCCAAACTAATTCCATCATGATGCGTCAAATAAGCGGTTTAAACGAATAGCCGCAGCCCAGTAAGATTGTCTACGTCCGCTCTCGATTCTATCACTAAGCCTTCCACCATGTGCGGGTTGAAGCAAAAAAGTGGTTGTCGTCGTATCTGGACCTTTTTTTTCTTGCAGTGCAGTAATCCGTATTAGCTCTGCTTGAATCTGACTCCGCTCCGGGTCTTCGAGACGGAGTCATCAACTAGTTAACCGTTGATTACTTCGTCGTCCATTTTTCGGCCAGCTGCGCTGAAAACTTGCCAAGATAAACGCCGATCACGATCGAAACCGAAATCACCACGAGCGGATTGCTGAATGAGACGCCAAGCAAAACGTCCTTAGTCATTTTGTCAGGCGTTTGCAGCAGATAGGCAAAGGTCATCGAATAACCGAACACGCTGGCCGGGATTGCGGATAATTGAGGAAGGCTCGCGGCGAGACACATCACGATTACCGCAATGGTGACGGTTAAGGCCGCCATCAAAGGAAACCCGAGCAGCGCGTCGGACGGCACATTTATAAGCAGGAAGGCCGTTATCCAAGCCATCACGACGCCGAAAATACTACAGGTAATCGTGCCCTTGAAGGCGGCTTCATTCGCACCGAGTGCGAAATACGCCGCCCAAGGAATCGTTGCCGCCCAGATGAAAAAATATCCGCTGAGCGGGCCTACCGCAAAGAATGTCGCGGCGCCCGCCAAGATGCCGATACTGAAAGAAAGTGCTGTGAGATTGTTCATAGTGTGATTCTCCGAAGGGTGCCTCGACGATGTGATATAAATGGATTTCATAAGGGAGGCGGTCCGATGAAAGTCCAATCTTTTGCCTGTACTCAACAGGTGAGTCTTCTGCAGGCCGTCGGGATGGTACCAAATATTCCCTGTTAAACAAATAAATGCGAATGATTAATTCGGCCCTTTGAAGCTTTAAGCGGCGTCTTTGACTCTAAAATATTGAAAATAACTCGGGACGCGTGCAGGATGATTTCCCCAAAATTCATGTGTTTATTATTGCTCGCCCTTGTTGATTGAAACCGATTTCCTTGAGTTAGTCGAAAATCAACTGGCACTACGGGCAAGTCGCTGCCATGGAGGGAGAGCTTCAAGATCGGCCATAGGCATACGCCATGCCGCTGACCCTGGATCAGGCGTTTTACGGCAGCCAGGCGGCGGTTGTTTTCGCCGACGCCGAAGGAATACCAGAACCCAGAACTTATAAACCAGTGATTATTTACAGTAGTATTGGGGAAATCTGTAATGCTCGTCACGGCCTGGGGCCCTTATATCGGTTACGCTGCGTCGATTCACGGCAAATGATCTGCCCAAAGATTTGCAATAGTCAATAAGCCGTATCCTGTCGGCTAAGCTCGTTCCGCGGCATTGCTGTCGAAGAACAGATAATCAGGAACCGCCAATCAATTGCTCAGTCACAGTAAATATGCGCCACCAGCATATTCCAGAGGATGGCAAACCTTATTCCCGTTGCGAAATGAGCATAGACGGCAATACCGGATGAACTTTAAACGATTTAAAACTCAATCGATTATCCTTTATTTTGACGCGCAACCTTATGGGTTGCGCTACGGGTGGGCGATGCTGACAGTCGCTATCGCCGCGATAGCAACACTCTATGTTCCCGTGATTGGCGAGCGGGCAGCGTTCTTGTTATTTTTTTTCGCGATTATCCAGACCTCTTTCTGGCTCGGACGGAACCCGGGTATTTTCGCGATGTTCTTATCCTTGATTGCAGTTAATGCTCTTATTTTGTTTCCGGCCTCGATTTTAAAGTCTTATGACGTTCTTATTTTAAATGCGGGCTTTTGCGTTTTATCCGCGGTTATCGTCGCCACCACCAGCCTTCATCGGAGGTTAACCGGGGCGCTTTGGGAAAGCCGGCAACGCTATGCCGGAATTGTCGAGTCGGCTTTGGACGCATTGATTACTATCGACGCCGATCAACATATATTACTCTTCAACGCCGCGGCGGAAAAAATGTTCGGATGTACGGCAGATGAAGCTGTGGGGGGATCTCTCGAGCGTTTTATTCCCAAGCGGTTTCGCCCCGCCCATGCCGCGCATATTCGCGCTTTCGGGAGTACCGGCGCCAGCAATCGTAAAATGGGCGAACTGGCTGCTGTTAAAGGCCTGCGCGCCGATGGCGAGGAGTTCCCGATCGAGGCGGCTATTTCCCTGTGCGAGATAAATGGCGAGAAATCATTTACCGCCATCCTGCGCGATGTCACGGAGCGCGTGCGCGCAGATAGCGCTTTAAAGGAGCAGCTTAAGCTGCAGGATCAACTGACCAAGGTTGCAGCAACCGTGCCTGGGGTAATTTGTTCCTTCCGGTTGCGCCCGGACGGCTCCGCTTGCATGCCTTACGCCAGTCCGGTTTTCGAATCTGTATACGGACTCAAGCCCGATGCTGTAGCCAAAGATTTTAGTCCGATCTTTGCTCGCGTCCATCCCAGAGATATCGGCCATATCCATGAAACGATCGCCGAGTCTGCTCGTACTATGCAACCCTGGCAAGACTGTTTCCGCTACGACCATCCGACGAAAGGGGAAATATGGATCGAGGGCCACTCGATACCGCTACGCGAAGCTGACGGCAGCACTCTCTGGCATGGTTATATCCAAGATATGACTTGGGAAAAAAAGACCGAATTGGAACGGCAAAAATTTATCTCTCTAGCCGATAATAGCCAGGAGTTCATTGGCATGTGCGACATGAACTTACTTCCCATCGATATCGAGGAAAGAAAACAGGCAGAGCAGCAAATAACTTTCTTGAACCGACATTTGCAGCGCCGGATAGAGGAAATGCAAGCTATTTTCGATACCGCGCCCATCGGTCTAAGTATCGCCGATGACACGACAGGCTGTCGTATCCGAGGTAATCCGGCTATTGAAAGGATGCTTGGCTTAGCGCCAGGCAGCGAGCTTTCTTTGGAAGGGGACACCCCGGCCCCCATTTGTGCAATGCTGAACGGACGCGAGCTGGCAGTCGAGGAACTGCCGATACAGCGTGCTAACCGCGGCGAAGTAGTAACCAACCAGATTATCGATATCAGCCGTCCTGATGGTCTGGTCATCACGGTGCTCAGCAATGCATCCCCCTTATTCAATGAAGAGGGATTTCCACGCGGCGCGGTTGGCGCTTTTCTGGACATCACGGAGCTGAAACGGGTCGAAGACTCGTTAACGAAGAGCCAAACTCAGCTTCGGACTTTTATCGAGCAGGCACCTCTCAGCATTGCGATGTTCGACCGTGAAATGAACTATCTGGTCACTAGCCGACGCTGGATCGAAGAGTTTGGACGGGGGTACGATGATCTGACGGGACGTAACCATTATTGGGTTAATCCGGATATTTCCGCCGAGTGGCGAGAGATTCACGTTAAAGCACAAGCCGGGGCGTTTCTGAAAAACGATGACGACTTATGGATCCAAGCGGACGGAAGCCGGCATTGGTTGCGTTGGGCGGCTTATCCCTGGACAAACCAGGAAGGGAAGATCGGCGGCATTATTATTTCCTGCGAGGATATCACGGCACGCCGAACAGCCGAGGAAGAATTGCGCACTGTCCAGACGCGACTCGCTATTGTCGTCGAAGCGGTGAAAGCGGGTTATTGGGACTGGGATCTGAATACGAGCTCAGTCTACTTATCGCCTGAATGGAAGCGGCAAATCGGCTTTGACGAGAACGAATTGCTCAACCGATGGGAAGAATGGGAATGCCGCTTGCATCCCGACGACCGGGCATCGGTGTTGGCGGCCGCTGAAAACTATATCTCGGGACTTCTGCCGGTCTTCGAATTGGAGTTCCGTCTGCGTCACAAGGATGGCTTGTACCGCTGGGTTCACTCTCGTGGCGGATTATTGCGTGACCCCAATAACCGTCCCTATCGTATGCTGGGAATAAATTTAGACATTACCGACTACAAGAAGCAAAAGGAATTGAGTGAGCGGCGCGATAAGATGGAGCAATCGTTCCGGCTCTATGTTGTCACCCAAACGGCGGCTGCCATAGCTCACGAACTGCATCAGCCACTGGCTGCGATCTCCTCTTAT
This window harbors:
- a CDS encoding DUF1097 domain-containing protein, with translation MNNLTALSFSIGILAGAATFFAVGPLSGYFFIWAATIPWAAYFALGANEAAFKGTITCSIFGVVMAWITAFLLINVPSDALLGFPLMAALTVTIAVIVMCLAASLPQLSAIPASVFGYSMTFAYLLQTPDKMTKDVLLGVSFSNPLVVISVSIVIGVYLGKFSAQLAEKWTTK
- a CDS encoding PAS domain S-box protein, with amino-acid sequence MNFKRFKTQSIILYFDAQPYGLRYGWAMLTVAIAAIATLYVPVIGERAAFLLFFFAIIQTSFWLGRNPGIFAMFLSLIAVNALILFPASILKSYDVLILNAGFCVLSAVIVATTSLHRRLTGALWESRQRYAGIVESALDALITIDADQHILLFNAAAEKMFGCTADEAVGGSLERFIPKRFRPAHAAHIRAFGSTGASNRKMGELAAVKGLRADGEEFPIEAAISLCEINGEKSFTAILRDVTERVRADSALKEQLKLQDQLTKVAATVPGVICSFRLRPDGSACMPYASPVFESVYGLKPDAVAKDFSPIFARVHPRDIGHIHETIAESARTMQPWQDCFRYDHPTKGEIWIEGHSIPLREADGSTLWHGYIQDMTWEKKTELERQKFISLADNSQEFIGMCDMNLLPIDIEERKQAEQQITFLNRHLQRRIEEMQAIFDTAPIGLSIADDTTGCRIRGNPAIERMLGLAPGSELSLEGDTPAPICAMLNGRELAVEELPIQRANRGEVVTNQIIDISRPDGLVITVLSNASPLFNEEGFPRGAVGAFLDITELKRVEDSLTKSQTQLRTFIEQAPLSIAMFDREMNYLVTSRRWIEEFGRGYDDLTGRNHYWVNPDISAEWREIHVKAQAGAFLKNDDDLWIQADGSRHWLRWAAYPWTNQEGKIGGIIISCEDITARRTAEEELRTVQTRLAIVVEAVKAGYWDWDLNTSSVYLSPEWKRQIGFDENELLNRWEEWECRLHPDDRASVLAAAENYISGLLPVFELEFRLRHKDGLYRWVHSRGGLLRDPNNRPYRMLGINLDITDYKKQKELSERRDKMEQSFRLYVVTQTAAAIAHELHQPLAAISSYAEVALHMLQAGNQNPEKLGSLMEICAQQAQRAGGVIRQLMTVLHKDEALSESIDINQLAREALELVKAAGHLGVFSIELNLAAALPPVWANSLQIEKVLINLLRNGLESMQESGLSAGTITLTTRSTDDTPAMAQVTVRDGGKSVTDIAILKNMFQPFYTTKPQGLGMGLAISRALIEAHGGRMWAEQNAGNGISVHFTLSFVT
- a CDS encoding cation:proton antiporter family protein, whose translation is MMELVWVGTAYLVGLIASRLSFPPLVGYLVAGYVLHVAGIESAHTLTHIADIGIELLLFTVGLKIKLNSLLRREVISVGGLHLLVVTAISALGFLLLGEQTLGGLVLGTSLAFSSTVLAIKVLEDNGELSSLHGRDVLSILILQDVVAIALLALADGRQPSPWAFALLLVPLLRPLGHRLLNASRSDELKLLLGVSLALAGGVSSESVGISPDIGALLMGVMLASHHQVDVLSEKLWSLKEVFLVAFFLQIGLAELPNKDQIITALELLGVLPLQGLLFFGLFLLAGMRARTAFISSLALTTYSEFALITTGAVVKTNLLSSEWNATIALAVAGSLAIAAPLNRYSHQLFSRFEPFLIRFEKKSDHPDRLPESIGLAEWLIVGMGRTGVSAYHTLSQQDKRVVGLDADPTVLERLLAEGKRVIYGDAEDPELWTGLPLDRVKGILLTLPEFDARCSATLQLRKRGYRGQIGTISYFPEEKQQLKQLGVDFIIHPLVEAGNQLALQLMSGDHEAAEE